A genome region from Salvia splendens isolate huo1 chromosome 19, SspV2, whole genome shotgun sequence includes the following:
- the LOC121779849 gene encoding 30S ribosomal protein 3-1, chloroplastic-like — MLSMSVQPSIKGPITSRPSSVFKNISSPPSKTSFSVNPRVSRLRSTHLKFKPAAAAATEVAPAETAARLVPQPQSAVKQPVGRPQLVLKFIWMEKNIGLGLDQSIPGHGSVPLSPYFFWPRKDAWEELKATLESKPWISQKKMIILLNQATDIINLWQQSGGNLS, encoded by the exons ATGTTATCCATGTCAGTGCAACCAAGCATAAAGGGCCCTATTACAAGCCGCCCTTCCTCTGTTTTCAAGAACATCTCCTCCCCACCCTCAAAAACCTCATTTTCTGTGAACCCAAGAGTTTCCCGATTGCGCTCTACTCACCTCAAATTCAagcccgccgccgccgccgccactgaAGTAGCTCCGGCAGAAACAGCCGCCAGACTCGTCCCACAACCTCAG TCAGCTGTGAAGCAGCCCGTGGGGCGGCCGCAGCTGGTGCTGAAGTTCATATGGATGGAGAAGAACATCGGTCTCGGGCTGGATCAGAGCATACCGGGGCATGGCTCCGTGCCGCTGAGCCCTTACTTCTTCTGGCCGAGGAAGGATGCATGGGAAGAGCTCAAGGCGACTCTAGAGAGCAAGCCGTGGATCTCGCAGAAGAAGATGATCATTCTTCTCAATCAGGCCACGGACATCATCAATCTCTGGCAGCAGAGTGGTGGCAATCTGTCTTGA